The following proteins are co-located in the bacterium genome:
- a CDS encoding phosphohydrolase — protein MDDDSPRAAFTAMADARPEEWMPVAIAGLKHQAAQPGRILDHLRLLAGDHGGYAVDRLTHSLQTATRAHRDGRDEEYVVCALLHDIGDTLGAYNHADVAAAILRPFVSERNHWIVQQHAIFQGWYFFGHVGLDPNLRERFRDHPWFRDCAEFCARYDQNSFDPAYDTLPLEAFAPMVERVLARPVRSIYRPEAPATEEQREERAPEPPAAIGSR, from the coding sequence ATGGACGACGATTCCCCGCGCGCCGCCTTCACGGCGATGGCGGACGCACGCCCCGAGGAATGGATGCCGGTCGCCATCGCCGGCCTGAAGCATCAGGCGGCACAGCCCGGGCGCATCCTCGATCATCTCCGGCTGCTCGCGGGCGATCACGGCGGCTACGCCGTCGACCGCCTCACCCACTCGCTTCAGACCGCGACCCGCGCGCACCGCGACGGGCGCGACGAGGAGTACGTCGTCTGCGCGCTGCTGCACGACATCGGCGACACGCTCGGGGCCTACAACCACGCCGACGTCGCCGCCGCGATCCTGCGGCCGTTCGTCTCGGAGCGGAACCACTGGATCGTGCAGCAGCACGCGATCTTCCAGGGCTGGTACTTCTTCGGCCACGTCGGCCTCGACCCGAACCTGCGCGAGCGCTTCCGCGACCACCCCTGGTTCCGCGACTGCGCCGAGTTCTGCGCGCGCTACGACCAGAACTCCTTCGACCCGGCCTACGACACGCTGCCGCTCGAGGCGTTCGCGCCCATGGTCGAGCGCGTGCTCGCGCGCCCCGTGCGCTCCATCTACCGGCCCGAGGCGCCGGCCACCGAGGAGCAACGCGAGGAACGCGCCCCCGAGCCGCCCGCGGCCATCGGCTCGCGGTGA
- a CDS encoding MFS transporter, giving the protein MTPHAARDPAPAPPDDDRMRPYLWALLAMLASATFFEGFEAAILSAVAPFVQAQYGLDDRAWGLVVGLARTGAVLSFLVLVWADRYGRRRLITLTILGYALCTGCTALSQSIESFTAWQLGARIFLASEFALALIIIGEEFPTRRRSMGIAILTGVAAVGTIAAFLSAGWVLARWDWRAMYLLGLIPLALVFLVRLGMRETRRFQALAHAEPPHPLRQIRAALAPAYRPRVLLVTGLWNCNHLLTSPATTFWTIHAARTLGYDAATYGAVVATGFLAGFAVGSPLAAWLMDHLGRRRACAILYIAAGFAIAALFWTPSRSVPVQMLLMSLAAIAALGASAVTSTYATELFPTAIRATAYGVTTNLFGRVLEFGTPMLIGALAVELGIPGAVAVVAGGPILGGLGVLRWAPETRGLSLEEIEVRPPPAARGRRR; this is encoded by the coding sequence GTGACGCCCCACGCGGCCCGCGATCCCGCGCCCGCCCCGCCCGACGACGACCGCATGCGCCCCTACCTGTGGGCGCTGCTGGCGATGCTCGCGTCGGCGACCTTCTTCGAGGGCTTCGAGGCGGCCATCCTGTCCGCCGTCGCCCCGTTCGTGCAGGCGCAGTACGGGCTCGACGACCGCGCCTGGGGGCTCGTCGTCGGCCTCGCGCGCACCGGCGCGGTGCTGTCGTTCCTGGTGCTCGTGTGGGCCGACCGCTACGGGCGGCGGCGGCTCATCACGCTGACGATCCTCGGCTACGCCCTGTGTACCGGCTGCACGGCGCTGTCGCAGTCGATCGAGAGCTTCACCGCCTGGCAGCTCGGCGCGCGCATCTTCCTCGCCAGCGAGTTCGCGCTCGCGCTCATCATCATCGGCGAGGAGTTCCCGACGCGGCGGCGCAGCATGGGCATCGCCATCCTCACCGGCGTCGCTGCGGTCGGCACCATCGCCGCGTTCCTGTCGGCCGGCTGGGTGCTCGCGCGCTGGGACTGGCGTGCCATGTATCTCCTCGGGCTGATCCCGCTGGCGCTGGTCTTCCTCGTCCGCCTCGGCATGCGCGAGACGCGCCGCTTCCAGGCGCTGGCACACGCCGAGCCGCCGCATCCGCTGCGGCAGATCCGCGCGGCGCTGGCGCCGGCATACCGGCCGCGCGTGCTCCTCGTCACCGGTCTGTGGAACTGCAACCACCTGCTGACGTCGCCGGCGACGACGTTCTGGACCATCCACGCCGCGCGCACGCTCGGCTACGACGCAGCCACCTACGGCGCCGTCGTGGCGACGGGCTTCCTCGCCGGCTTCGCCGTCGGCTCGCCGCTCGCCGCCTGGCTCATGGATCACCTCGGCCGCCGGCGCGCCTGCGCGATCCTCTACATCGCGGCGGGGTTCGCGATCGCGGCGCTGTTCTGGACGCCGTCGCGCAGCGTGCCGGTGCAGATGCTGCTCATGTCGCTCGCCGCGATCGCCGCCCTCGGCGCCAGCGCGGTGACCAGCACCTACGCCACCGAGCTCTTCCCCACCGCCATCCGCGCCACCGCGTACGGCGTCACGACCAACCTCTTCGGCCGCGTCCTCGAGTTCGGCACGCCGATGCTGATCGGCGCGCTCGCCGTCGAGCTCGGCATCCCCGGCGCGGTCGCGGTGGTCGCCGGCGGCCCGATCCTCGGCGGGCTCGGCGTCCTGCGCTGGGCACCGGAGACGCGCGGCCTGTCGCTGGAGGAGATCGAGGTGCGACCGCCGCCGGCGGCACGCGGCCGGCGGCGCTGA